One Pelorhabdus rhamnosifermentans genomic region harbors:
- a CDS encoding diguanylate cyclase, giving the protein MIRCVADIMIKDFPVVDALAGLRHVQNMAVRNEFGSLVVMESNKVVGVLNYWDLVKSHPNRIVADAMSEKFMYIAPEMTVWEAKEMLDEHCVELLLIGNQQAVCGMVNQPLIDAEIGQHRDLLTGLYRSDYIYYQAIKLLDGGSAISFIFLDVNNFGRIDKEYGHIYGDKILQEISALLKNKMNEQTYLSRFGGDEFLVLTPYNIDECCSFAENLLHSVVCHHFYKDIPVTISAGIAKKSAEGSLEDPFSSLLQMVNRASLASTKAKKNKSELVVADDVDFNEELGRMSL; this is encoded by the coding sequence ATGATTAGATGTGTCGCAGATATTATGATTAAAGATTTTCCGGTAGTTGATGCACTTGCAGGGTTACGGCATGTTCAAAATATGGCAGTAAGAAATGAATTTGGCAGTTTAGTTGTTATGGAATCGAATAAGGTAGTTGGTGTACTGAATTATTGGGATTTAGTTAAATCTCACCCTAATCGGATTGTTGCTGATGCAATGTCCGAGAAATTTATGTATATTGCTCCAGAGATGACTGTCTGGGAAGCAAAAGAAATGCTTGATGAACATTGTGTTGAGTTATTGTTGATTGGTAATCAACAAGCAGTATGTGGTATGGTGAATCAACCCCTTATTGATGCCGAAATAGGACAACATCGTGATTTGTTGACAGGTCTTTATCGAAGTGATTATATTTATTATCAAGCTATAAAACTTCTTGATGGTGGCAGCGCAATATCGTTCATTTTCCTCGATGTAAATAATTTTGGCCGCATTGATAAAGAGTATGGACATATTTATGGGGATAAAATACTTCAAGAAATTAGCGCATTATTAAAGAATAAGATGAATGAACAAACTTACTTATCTCGTTTTGGAGGTGATGAGTTTCTGGTCTTGACCCCTTATAATATTGATGAATGTTGTAGTTTTGCTGAAAATTTATTACATAGTGTTGTATGCCATCATTTTTATAAGGATATACCCGTAACGATTTCGGCAGGTATTGCTAAAAAGTCCGCTGAAGGGAGTTTGGAAGATCCCTTTTCTTCTCTTCTACAAATGGTTAATCGTGCTAGTTTAGCTTCGACGAAAGCCAAGAAAAATAAGTCGGAACTAGTTGTTGCTGATGATGTTGATTTTAACGAAGAGTTGGGTCGTATGAGTTTATAG
- a CDS encoding NADH:flavin oxidoreductase codes for MSYLLQPLGVGSLKLISRLVMPPMATAQSQDNGMVSQALLDYYGEKSAGGYFSLVIIEHSFIQLAGKASHQQLSVADDWMIEGLRELANVIHRNGSKCVMQINHAGSATTKDITGGIPVGPSAVVNPRKGGIPHELTRQEIAQIVTAFQQAAGRVKAAGFDGVEIHSAHGYFLNQFLSPITNKRTDEYGGDIHHRIRLHLQIIAAVREIVGQDFPILLRLGACDFLPGGTTIEDSLVAAEAFETAGVNIIDISGGLLGYTVPGVTEPGYFASLAAAIKKVVSVPVILTGGITDVQEVERLLADGKADLIGVGRAVLKDSNWAKEAVAHLQSN; via the coding sequence ATGTCATATTTACTTCAGCCATTAGGGGTAGGTTCTTTAAAACTGATCAGTCGCTTGGTTATGCCGCCCATGGCTACGGCACAGTCACAAGATAATGGAATGGTAAGTCAAGCGCTTTTAGATTACTATGGGGAAAAATCTGCTGGCGGCTATTTTTCATTGGTTATTATTGAACACAGTTTTATTCAATTGGCAGGAAAGGCCAGTCATCAGCAACTGTCTGTTGCTGATGACTGGATGATAGAAGGATTGCGGGAGTTGGCAAATGTCATTCATCGTAACGGTTCGAAATGTGTTATGCAAATTAATCACGCTGGCAGTGCCACAACAAAGGATATTACAGGTGGGATTCCTGTTGGTCCTTCTGCGGTAGTAAATCCACGCAAAGGTGGTATTCCCCACGAACTTACGCGACAAGAAATTGCTCAGATCGTGACTGCTTTTCAGCAGGCTGCAGGACGTGTAAAAGCTGCGGGGTTCGATGGAGTTGAAATTCATTCGGCTCATGGCTATTTTCTTAATCAATTTCTGTCGCCAATTACGAACAAACGTACAGATGAATATGGTGGGGATATTCATCATCGTATTCGTCTTCATCTTCAAATTATTGCAGCAGTGCGTGAAATTGTGGGACAAGATTTTCCGATATTGCTGCGTCTAGGGGCTTGTGATTTTCTTCCCGGGGGGACAACAATTGAAGATAGTTTAGTTGCGGCAGAGGCCTTTGAAACAGCCGGAGTCAATATTATCGATATATCTGGCGGGCTTTTAGGATATACAGTGCCAGGTGTTACAGAACCCGGTTATTTTGCTTCACTTGCCGCGGCGATAAAAAAAGTCGTTTCTGTTCCTGTTATTCTTACTGGTGGAATTACGGATGTGCAGGAGGTAGAACGACTGTTGGCAGATGGAAAGGCCGATCTGATTGGAGTGGGCCGAGCTGTTTTGAAAGATTCTAATTGGGCAAAAGAAGCTGTTGCTCATCTTCAATCCAACTAG
- a CDS encoding twin-arginine translocase TatA/TatE family subunit, protein MFNLGMSELVLILVIALVVFGPGKLPEVGKALGKGIQEFKRATATSGQEEPMKVEAKPVEEVHKTEEKK, encoded by the coding sequence ATGTTTAATCTTGGTATGTCTGAACTTGTGTTAATATTAGTGATTGCGCTTGTTGTTTTTGGACCAGGCAAGCTTCCTGAAGTTGGCAAGGCACTTGGTAAGGGAATTCAAGAATTTAAGCGAGCTACGGCGACTAGTGGTCAAGAGGAACCCATGAAGGTGGAAGCCAAGCCAGTTGAAGAAGTTCATAAAACAGAAGAAAAAAAGTGA